A genomic segment from Vanacampus margaritifer isolate UIUO_Vmar chromosome 3, RoL_Vmar_1.0, whole genome shotgun sequence encodes:
- the serpind1 gene encoding heparin cofactor 2, with protein sequence MQLMVTFASVACLLVSPVRAGIKDLSSHFSHSNPDPRGFQANGAGDMDDIPLEFHKENTITNDLVFDGFEDQDYIDFDKILSAGSDDYIEGDEIDEIATPAPDIDIFAEPSDPKIRRARLLRLFHGRSRLQRLNIANALFGFNLYRSLRNDVNQSDNILLAPAGISIAMGMMSLGGGAATQEQIYKVLGFAEFVNASSHYDNSTVHKLFRKLTHRLFRRNYGYTLRSVNDVYVKKNVSVKDAFRAQTKAYYFAEPQSVDFSDAAFLNKANNRILKLTKGLIKEPLKSVDPSMVLMLLNYLYFKGTWEQKFPKEMTHYRNFRVNDKTNVRVPMMTNKGNYLAAADHELDCDVLQLPYSGHISMLIALPRKITGMRNLEQEISPTVVNKWLKNMTNRTREVVLPRFKLEQNYDLIVNLKEMGLTDLFQDGADLSGMTSDKVALNWLKHQGTITVNEEGTEAAALTQVGFMPLSSQIHFVVDHPFLFLIYEHRTDCVVFMGRVVNPSQN encoded by the exons ATGCAGTTGATGGTGACATTCGCTTCGGTGGCCTGCCTACTGGTTAGTCCAGTACGGGCCGGTATCAAAGACCTCAGTTCACACTTTAGTCACTCTAACCCGGACCCCAGGGGTTTTCAAGCAAACGGGGCAGGGGATATGGACGATATCCCCTTGGAGTTCCACAAAGAAAACACCATCACCAACGACTTGGTGTTTGATGGCTTTGAGGACCAAGATTACATTGATTTTGACAAGATCCTGTCAGCAGGCAGTGACGACTACAT TGAAGGGGATGAGATTGACGAGATTGCCACTCCCGCCCCCGACATTGACATATTCGCCGAACCGTCCGACCCCAAGATTCGCCGTGCCAGACTCCTGCGGCTCTTCCACGGTCGTTCCCGCCTCCAACGCCTCAACATTGCCAATGCCCTCTTCGGCTTTAACCTCTATCGAAGTCTCCGTAATGATGTCAACCAGAGCGACAACATTCTACTCGCGCCAGCTGGGATCTCCATCGCCATGGGAATGATGTCTTTAGGAGGCGGAGCCGCGACCCAGGAACAGATCTACAAAGTTCTGGGATTCGCCGAATTTGTCAATGCGAGCAGTCACTATGACAACAGCACCGTGCACAAGCTCTTCAGGAAGTTGACACACAGGCTCTTCCGGAGAAATTATGGCTACACGCTCCGCTCGGTCAACGACGTCTACGTAAAGAAGAACGTGTCGGTTAAAGATGCTTTCCGTGCGCAGACCAAGGCTTATTATTTCGCAGAGCCGCAGTCGGTGGACTTCAGCGACGCCGCCTTTTTAAACAAGGCTAACAATCGAATCCTGAAGCTCACTAAGGGACTCATCAAGGAGCCGCTCAAGAGTGTGGACCCGAGTATGGTGCTTATGCTGCTCAACTACTTATACTTTAAAG GAACATGGGAACAGAAATTTCCCAAAGAGATGACCCATTACCGCAACTTCCGAGTGAATGACAAAACAAACGTACGAGTGCCGATGATGACCAACAAGGGGAACTACCTGGCCGCTGCGGACCACGAACTAGACTGTGACGTCCTACAG CTTCCGTACTCAGGACACATCAGCATGCTCATCGCCTTGCCGAGGAAGATAACAGGTATGAGGAACTTGGAGCAGGAGATCTCACCCACGGTGGTCAACAAGTGGCTCAAAAACATGACCAACAG GACCCGTGAGGTGGTACTACCTCGCTTTAAACTGGAGCAGAACTATGACTTGATTGTAAATCTGAAGGAGATGGGTCTTACTGACTTGTTCCAAGATGGCGCGGACCTTTCTGGAATGACCTCCGATAAGGTTGCCTTGAACTGG CTTAAGCACCAGGGAACCATCACGGTGAACGAGGAGGGAACGGAGGCGGCTGCTCTGACCCAGGTGGGCTTCATGCCTCTGTCCTCCCAGATCCACTTCGTCGTGGACCACCCGTTCCTCTTCCTCATCTATGAGCACCGTACGGACTGCGTTGTGTTCATGGGCCGAGTGGTCAACCCGTCGCAGaactaa